The following proteins come from a genomic window of Pyxidicoccus sp. MSG2:
- a CDS encoding AAA family ATPase, with protein sequence MNFRFQCWVQRHASGRVTLTPLALPHLAVHADTLEKATEELTLALDDQLTRVHPRRVPEFIATSDGVLHTLEVQGIKVWGPEYNTVSPLPFSAVVAPAHQSFTGLHAPRLGTHLWFQGKALPKDASERLGEQLEELSDARLLALRPDGPESLVELEVQATPTPLSALTPRQLHLDIRPPPRPLDAPSEKSDAGPDDDDEDALDLDTWEPRRRRARRDTGAKPEKPPPTPTLDRIAVPWHKLAQEGQLDAAYEQDALVTLLRARLAAKDAESVVLVGPSGVGKTAVLHALAQAMRAPTASASEKARPFFFLDGSRLIAGEGMWGDWQQQVVRCFREAAESHALLSLGHAVDLLDAGKSAHSDQNVAQLLLPLLATREVSVVAEATPETWAQVERRNTSFARLFSVVRVEEPAPDALARILAHVAEDDAGPKPLEVLPEALDEARFLCRRFLPYGAQVGNAVAFLRRLLATCSHAAQPRVTRLDAIRQFASESGIPESLLRDDVPLEAGQVRTFLSTRVLGQEVAVERAASVVSVLKAGLADTRRPLGVLLFVGPTGVGKTELSKALAELLFGAKERMVRLDMGEYAGPDALLRLLGDGATPGHLSAAVRRQPFCVVLLDEVEKAHPAVHDALLGVLGEGRLTDASGRFTDFRNAVLVLTSNLGADTWRARVGFDSSGGAPDTAALRAHYLAEVQRFFRPELFNRLDDVVVFSPLSADLLRRLVVREVEAVCRRPGLSLHDAGLEVSPSALDWLAARGFDPRYGARPLKRALERELVVPVAAWLAAHPRGGAVKLYVEAGDAGLSLRAEAVGGDAEGVGRQAIEKVLEDSATLRAEVQRWSRSEPMLALRRELAVFDKASRQPAYWEERALAEESSRKSSEARELDKAFRDCAQQAEAVEDLLFEAHLTRAVGQAESMARDVAQLRRTFQPLRERLYASLFHSSRGATLFLVPGRGAWPHLSMLAKAYEAWATSQSITFQRALLRPAEPKDGEKPKPPRKDTPLFWGWEKKTALEEVKPPPAAYALQLTGGTLPLLLAGEHGVHRFVEGSQAALVRIRFEPQPLSLHAMPALEDLEKSLTKQEVRRVRPSTSDMVGGSLEDLRTGAKQRYGPEGPDLEALVEAWLQWRVFGAREEG encoded by the coding sequence ATGAACTTCCGTTTCCAATGCTGGGTGCAGCGACATGCCAGCGGGCGCGTCACGCTCACACCGCTGGCCCTGCCCCACCTCGCCGTGCACGCGGACACGCTGGAGAAGGCCACCGAGGAGCTGACGCTCGCGCTGGATGACCAGCTCACCCGCGTCCACCCCCGCCGCGTGCCGGAGTTCATCGCCACGTCGGATGGCGTCCTCCATACGCTCGAAGTCCAGGGCATCAAGGTCTGGGGGCCGGAGTACAACACCGTCTCGCCACTCCCCTTCTCCGCCGTCGTCGCCCCCGCGCACCAGTCCTTCACCGGACTGCACGCCCCGCGCCTCGGCACACACCTCTGGTTCCAGGGCAAGGCGCTCCCCAAGGACGCCTCGGAGCGGCTGGGCGAGCAGTTGGAGGAACTCTCCGACGCGCGCCTGCTCGCGCTGCGCCCGGACGGGCCCGAGTCGCTGGTGGAGCTGGAGGTGCAGGCCACGCCCACGCCGCTCTCCGCCCTCACCCCGCGCCAGCTCCACCTGGACATCCGCCCGCCGCCTCGGCCTCTGGATGCGCCCTCGGAGAAGTCGGACGCCGGCCCGGATGACGACGATGAGGACGCGCTGGACCTGGACACGTGGGAGCCTCGCCGCCGCCGCGCCCGCCGCGACACGGGCGCGAAGCCGGAGAAGCCGCCGCCCACGCCCACGCTGGACCGCATCGCCGTGCCCTGGCACAAGCTGGCGCAGGAGGGGCAGCTCGACGCCGCGTACGAGCAGGATGCCCTGGTGACGCTGCTCCGCGCGCGCCTCGCCGCGAAGGACGCCGAGTCCGTGGTGCTGGTGGGCCCTTCGGGCGTGGGGAAGACAGCGGTGCTCCACGCGCTCGCCCAGGCGATGCGCGCCCCCACCGCCTCCGCGTCCGAGAAGGCCCGACCCTTCTTCTTCCTCGACGGCAGCCGCCTCATCGCGGGCGAAGGCATGTGGGGCGACTGGCAGCAGCAGGTGGTGCGCTGCTTCCGCGAGGCCGCCGAGTCCCATGCGCTCCTCTCGCTGGGCCACGCGGTGGACCTGCTGGACGCGGGCAAGAGCGCCCACAGCGACCAGAACGTGGCCCAGTTGCTCCTGCCGCTGCTCGCCACCCGCGAGGTGTCCGTGGTGGCCGAGGCCACGCCGGAGACGTGGGCCCAGGTAGAACGCCGCAACACCAGCTTCGCGCGCCTCTTCTCCGTGGTGCGCGTGGAGGAGCCCGCGCCGGATGCGCTGGCCCGCATCCTCGCGCACGTGGCCGAGGACGACGCGGGGCCGAAGCCGCTGGAGGTGCTGCCCGAGGCGCTCGACGAGGCGCGCTTCCTCTGCCGCCGCTTCCTGCCCTACGGCGCGCAGGTGGGCAACGCGGTGGCCTTCCTCCGCCGCCTGCTGGCCACGTGCTCGCACGCCGCGCAGCCGCGCGTCACGCGCCTGGACGCCATCCGCCAGTTCGCCTCCGAGTCCGGCATCCCCGAGTCGCTCCTGCGCGACGACGTCCCGCTGGAGGCGGGCCAGGTGCGCACCTTCCTCTCCACGCGCGTGCTGGGGCAGGAGGTCGCGGTGGAGCGCGCGGCGTCCGTGGTGTCCGTGCTGAAGGCGGGCCTCGCCGACACGCGCCGTCCGCTGGGCGTGCTGCTCTTCGTGGGCCCCACCGGCGTGGGCAAGACGGAGTTGTCCAAGGCGCTGGCGGAGCTGCTCTTCGGTGCGAAGGAGCGCATGGTCCGCCTGGACATGGGCGAGTACGCCGGCCCGGACGCACTGCTGCGCCTGCTGGGGGATGGCGCGACGCCCGGGCACCTGTCCGCGGCGGTGCGCCGCCAGCCCTTCTGCGTGGTGCTGCTGGACGAGGTGGAGAAGGCCCACCCCGCCGTGCACGACGCGCTGCTCGGCGTGCTGGGCGAAGGCCGCCTCACCGACGCGTCCGGCCGCTTCACCGACTTCCGCAACGCGGTGCTCGTCCTCACCAGCAACCTGGGCGCGGACACCTGGCGGGCCCGCGTGGGCTTCGACTCCTCCGGCGGCGCGCCCGACACCGCCGCCCTGCGCGCGCACTACCTCGCCGAGGTGCAGCGATTCTTCCGTCCGGAGCTGTTCAACCGACTGGATGACGTCGTCGTCTTCTCGCCGTTGTCCGCGGACCTGCTGCGTCGGCTGGTGGTGCGCGAGGTGGAGGCCGTGTGCCGCCGCCCCGGGCTGTCCCTCCACGACGCGGGGCTGGAAGTCTCCCCTTCCGCGCTGGACTGGCTGGCGGCTCGCGGCTTCGACCCGCGCTACGGCGCCCGGCCCCTCAAGCGCGCGCTGGAGCGGGAACTGGTGGTGCCGGTGGCGGCGTGGCTCGCCGCGCACCCTCGGGGCGGCGCGGTGAAGCTGTACGTAGAGGCCGGCGACGCGGGGCTCTCGCTGCGCGCGGAGGCCGTGGGCGGCGACGCCGAGGGCGTGGGACGGCAGGCCATCGAGAAGGTGCTGGAGGACTCGGCCACCCTGCGCGCGGAGGTGCAGCGTTGGAGCCGCTCCGAGCCCATGCTGGCCCTGCGCCGCGAGCTGGCCGTCTTCGACAAGGCGTCGCGGCAGCCGGCCTACTGGGAGGAGCGCGCCCTGGCCGAGGAGTCCTCGCGCAAGTCGTCCGAGGCGCGCGAGCTGGACAAGGCCTTCCGCGACTGCGCGCAGCAGGCCGAGGCCGTGGAGGACCTCCTCTTCGAGGCGCACCTCACGCGCGCCGTGGGACAGGCGGAGTCCATGGCCCGCGACGTCGCCCAGTTGAGGCGGACCTTCCAGCCCCTGCGCGAGCGCCTCTACGCCAGCCTCTTCCACTCCTCGCGCGGCGCCACCCTCTTCCTCGTCCCCGGGCGCGGCGCATGGCCGCACCTGAGCATGCTGGCGAAGGCGTACGAGGCCTGGGCGACGTCGCAGTCCATCACCTTCCAGCGCGCCCTGCTCAGGCCCGCCGAGCCGAAGGACGGCGAGAAGCCGAAGCCCCCGCGCAAGGACACCCCGCTCTTCTGGGGCTGGGAGAAGAAGACCGCGTTGGAAGAGGTGAAGCCCCCTCCGGCCGCGTATGCGCTGCAGCTCACCGGCGGCACGCTGCCACTGCTGCTCGCGGGCGAGCACGGCGTGCACCGCTTCGTCGAGGGCAGCCAGGCCGCGCTGGTGCGCATCCGCTTCGAGCCGCAGCCCCTGTCGCTGCACGCAATGCCGGCGCTGGAGGACCTGGAGAAGTCACTGACGAAGCAGGAGGTGCGCCGGGTGCGTCCTTCCACCAGCGACATGGTGGGCGGCTCGCTGGAGGACCTGCGCACTGGCGCGAAGCAGCGCTACGGGCCGGAAGGTCCGGACCTGGAAGCACTGGTGGAAGCGTGGTTGCAGTGGCGCGTCTTCGGCGCGCGGGAGGAGGGCTGA